One region of Polaromonas hydrogenivorans genomic DNA includes:
- a CDS encoding FAS1-like dehydratase domain-containing protein: protein MTELAELITRDESCNLAAVRRVAAMLDLDPEEIREGDPLPRGWHFILLGADTRRSSLRSDGFPGLGVPMPDLGLPRLMLGSRTVTFHGDIPIGGSLRRSSAVKSLRQKQTDSGAMAIVTIGHELTLRGDEAPVLTETQTYLLLPASSSSPAGTYKHPAAVAERVKTARPDDTLLFQYSALGFNSHKIHIDRAHAQDVEGFPDLVVNGGLVTLLLTEFIRTDLLQTPKALRIRHLAPLFSRRPITLAADRNGDSWHLKAFDDNNTHAVDMEVDIQ from the coding sequence TTGACCGAACTCGCTGAGCTCATCACCCGCGACGAAAGCTGCAACCTCGCGGCTGTCCGCAGGGTCGCTGCAATGCTGGACCTTGACCCGGAGGAAATCCGGGAGGGCGATCCTTTGCCTAGAGGCTGGCACTTCATTTTGCTCGGCGCCGATACCCGCAGATCCTCGCTCAGGAGCGACGGTTTCCCGGGGCTGGGCGTGCCCATGCCCGACCTGGGCCTTCCGCGGCTGATGCTGGGTTCGCGCACCGTCACGTTTCACGGCGATATCCCGATTGGCGGCAGCCTGAGGCGAAGCAGCGCGGTGAAAAGTCTGCGACAGAAACAGACCGACTCGGGCGCCATGGCCATCGTGACCATCGGGCACGAGCTGACGCTGCGCGGGGATGAGGCGCCGGTGCTCACTGAAACCCAGACCTACCTTCTGCTGCCCGCCTCCAGCTCCTCGCCAGCGGGCACCTACAAGCATCCGGCAGCGGTTGCCGAGCGCGTCAAAACGGCGCGTCCCGATGACACACTGCTGTTTCAATACTCGGCGCTTGGCTTCAACTCGCACAAGATTCACATCGATCGCGCGCACGCCCAGGACGTCGAAGGGTTTCCCGACCTGGTGGTCAATGGCGGCCTAGTCACGCTTTTGCTGACGGAGTTCATCCGCACGGATCTCCTTCAGACGCCAAAAGCCCTTCGCATCCGGCACCTGGCACCCTTGTTCAGCAGGCGCCCCATCACCCTGGCCGCCGATCGCAACGGCGATTCATGGCATCTGAAGGCCTTTGACGACAACAACACCCACGCCGTGGACATGGAGGTAGACATTCAATGA
- a CDS encoding CaiB/BaiF CoA transferase family protein, which produces MSFEPLKGIRILDLTSVVVGPVCTWRLGQYGAEIIKVESPEGDLMRGLGGMSPTGQHSGTYLHLNRGKRNICLDLKKPSAKEVMQRLVASADVIVANMRPQALARLGLDADTIRKTHPEKIYCLITGYGTEGPYAGQPTYDSVVQGATGMAGLTLKRDGTPTYVPMLICDHVSGEIAAGAIMAAVIAHKASGTGCSMEIPMFETMAAFVLQEHLAQHSFDPPVGEAGDLRLLSPYNKPIKTSDGWISFTVNTDPQVRAFLNATGRSELVNDPRFTSVAARARNVGVWFEVRGAALTGKTTAEWLELFKAADIAVQPCHTLDTLPGDSHLQAVNLISYEVHPTEGRTAAIRSTIRVDEEYAPLQAPSSPRGAQTRDLLEEIGYSEEAILAILAEKAALSWDPAAS; this is translated from the coding sequence ATGAGCTTCGAACCCCTAAAAGGAATCCGCATCCTTGACCTGACAAGCGTGGTGGTCGGTCCCGTCTGTACATGGCGCCTGGGCCAATACGGGGCGGAGATCATCAAGGTCGAAAGCCCGGAAGGCGATCTCATGCGCGGCCTCGGCGGCATGTCGCCGACCGGCCAGCATTCGGGGACCTACCTTCATTTGAACCGCGGCAAGCGAAACATCTGCCTGGACCTCAAGAAGCCTAGCGCCAAGGAAGTGATGCAACGCCTGGTGGCCAGCGCGGATGTCATCGTTGCCAACATGCGCCCGCAAGCCCTCGCGCGGCTCGGACTCGACGCCGACACCATCCGGAAAACCCACCCGGAGAAAATTTACTGCCTGATCACCGGCTATGGGACAGAAGGACCGTACGCCGGGCAACCTACCTACGACAGCGTCGTGCAGGGCGCCACCGGCATGGCCGGCCTCACGCTCAAGCGTGATGGCACGCCGACCTATGTGCCCATGCTGATCTGCGACCACGTCTCCGGTGAAATCGCCGCGGGCGCCATCATGGCCGCAGTGATCGCACATAAGGCCAGTGGCACGGGCTGCAGCATGGAAATCCCCATGTTCGAGACGATGGCCGCGTTCGTTCTTCAGGAGCATCTGGCGCAGCACAGCTTCGATCCGCCTGTGGGCGAGGCAGGCGATCTGCGCCTGCTCAGCCCGTACAACAAGCCCATCAAGACGTCGGACGGGTGGATTTCCTTCACGGTCAACACCGATCCTCAAGTGCGGGCATTCCTGAACGCAACCGGCCGATCCGAGCTGGTGAACGACCCCCGCTTCACAAGCGTGGCTGCGCGTGCGCGCAACGTGGGCGTCTGGTTTGAAGTACGCGGCGCCGCATTGACAGGCAAGACGACAGCCGAATGGCTCGAACTGTTCAAGGCTGCAGACATTGCCGTCCAGCCCTGCCACACGCTGGACACGCTGCCGGGTGACTCCCACCTGCAGGCCGTCAATCTGATCAGCTACGAGGTTCACCCGACAGAGGGAAGGACGGCTGCAATCCGTTCGACCATCCGTGTCGACGAGGAATACGCGCCGCTGCAAGCGCCTTCGAGTCCGCGAGGCGCTCAAACCCGGGACTTGCTCGAAGAAATCGGCTATTCGGAGGAAGCGATTCTTGCCATTTTGGCCGAAAAGGCCGCGTTGTCCTGGGATCCCGCAGCGTCCTGA